The nucleotide window CCCCACCGATGGGATACGCCATGCCTGAGCACTCCTTCCGGGTCAACGGCACGCCGGTCACCGTCGACGTGCCCGGCGACGTGCGGCTGCTGTGGGTGCTGCGCGACATCCTCGGCATCACCGGGCCGAAGTACGGCTGCGGCATCAACGTCTGCAAGGCCTGCACCAGCCACCTCAACGGCCGGGCCGTCAGCCCCTGCGCGATACCCGTCGGCGACCTCGGCCCGGACGACGAGGTGACCACGATCGAGGGCCTCGCGGCCACCGCCGGCGCGGAGCTGCATCCGATGCAGCAGGCCTGGCTCGACCACGACGTCGTCCAGTGCGGCTACTGCCAGCCCGGCCAGATCATGGCGGCCGTCGACCTGGTCCGGCGGGTCGCCGCAGAGGGCCGCGCTGTCACCGACGCCGACCTGGACGGCATCCGCAACGTCTGCCGGTGCGGCACCTACTTCCGCATCCGCGCGGCGATCCGGGCGGGCGCGGCCGGCATGGGATCACCGTGAGCTGAGGCTGGTCAGGTCGGCCCAGATGTGGTCGATCGCCGCGGCAAGGGCCCGTACCGTCCGGTCCTGGACGGCGGCGCGGCGGGCGCCCGAGGGGAGGGTGGCGGACCGGGCCAGCTCGTCGGCCGCGTCGGCCAGCCTCGCCAGCGTCGGCCGCAGGTGGACCGGTCCGCGCCGCGCCGACTGCGCCGCGCGTACCGCGAGGTCGCGCGCGCCGCGCCGGATCAGCTGCTGCTCCGCGAGGGAGCCGTATCCGCTGACGTACACGCAGATCGTCTCGCCGTCGGCCAGCAGGCGACGCAGGTCGGCACAGTGTGGCCTCCGGTCCGTGCGCCGGTGCTGCCAGCAGACGATCACGGCGGCGGACAGGAGGGTGCTGATCATGTCCAGGTCGATGCGCACGGTTCCGTCTCCCTAGCAGGGGAAATGAGGTGACGGCAGGTTTCTATCTCAAAGATCGGCGGTTAAACAGGTACGCAGACATGTACCTGTTTTGGCGTGAGCGATCAGTCACTTGGGGTGATAAATTAGGTACGCAGCTGCGGACCTTTTGCCGTCCGGCATCGTCGGTAGCATCCACACCATGACTGCGTCAAAGCGGCATTTACCTTACCCCTACGATCAGGATCTGATCGGTATCGTCACCCGGGTCAAAGGCAAACGACCGGCTACGCGCGCCGCCCTGCCCAATGATCTGAAGGTGGCCTCCTATCTGAAGGCCGGCGTGACCTTGATAGAGCGCAACCTCGGCCCGCAGGACGGGTCCGGCGACCTCGAACAGGGAGTCAACCGCCCATACCGCTCCGGGATCAAGTTCTTGACCGAGCGGGCCGTCATCGCGGAGATGGAGCGCATCGAGCCGCCCTTTCTGAGGCTGAAAGGCGATGGCCCGTACCGGTGCACCTGGGCCACCCACGACGACTACGTCGACGATCTGCTCGACTTCCTGTTTCATCCGATCAACTACGACGACCAGTACGGCGCGGCGATGCAGACGCGCGGCGAGTCATTGATCAATGCGGAAACCCTCGTGGACGCGTCCGATCATGTCGCCTTCTACGAACTCCAGGCGATCTGCCGGATGTCGCTCTTCCGGCTCCAGCTGATGATGGCGGCGACGGCCCGTCACGACGACGGTATCCACCGGGCCATCGCCAGGAACTACACCGCCGCGCTGGAACCCTGGAAGAAGTACTACGAGTCCACCATCGCCGAGCGTGGCTTCCGCCTCTGTGAAGGTGTCAGCCTGGATCAGTTCGCCAACATGCTGGCGGCGGTCATCGAGGGCTTCGCGGTGCGTCACCTGGGTGATCCCGAGGCCGGCATCCTCGGGGACGCTCCCACCACCGGCAGCACCACCTCGATGCTGATCATTGCCGTCCTGAACAGCTATCTCGAGCCGGCCAACGGTCCCCGGCGCCCGGCGCTCCGTGAGCAGTTCGCGGCGGTCGAGAACGCCGCCCGCGGCCGCCAGGTCGCGCCCTGTCAGGGCCGGTACGAGCCCGCCGTCGCCGGACCCGGGTCGCCGGCCAGGTGACCCACGGCGATGGACACCGCCTCCTCGGCGGTGCCGGTCTGCCCGAGAACGGCGCCGCGGAAGGAGGTCTTCGCGATGAACAGGCCATTCAGCGTCGCCTCCAGGCACACCGCGTCCGGGGAGAACGGGAATCCGGTGGTGGTCGAGAACCGCAAGGACCAGTGGCTCGTGTACGGATACAGCTGCCGTAGCCTCGGCTCGGCATGGGCGGCCTCGACAAGCGCTTGATGTTCCGGCCAGTTCGCCTGTTCGGCGTCCTCTCGCAACCATTGCCACTGGGCCGCCACCAGCTGCTCCGGCCCTTGCTCGGCGGCCTCGGCCAGCCGGGTCAGCTCCACGAACGGCACCGCCTGCCGAATATCGCGCAGCGGTATCCCCTCGCGCCACAGCTGCGCCGCCCGGGCGACGTCGACCAGCTGTTGTGTTGAGCCGCCGATCATCCAGACGCCCTGGCCCCAACCGGTGATTCCCCAGCAGCGCCGGGTCGATCCCGCGTTGATGTCGAGTTGGTTGCGCAGCGGGGTGGCGCTGGTGACGCCGGCGTACTGGAGCGGCTTCTCCGCGTGGGTGATCACCTGGCCGAGCACCAGTCCCTTCGCCGCCGCCACCGCCCGCAGAGCGGCGGCCAGACTGCCCATCGCGGCCACGTCGGGGTACAGGTCGACTGGATTGGGAAGAGTAGTCACGGCAGCGAGTGTGCCGCATTCGCGTGCGCCCGGGCAGTTCCTGGAACGGCATTGTTCGGCACGCTCGAATGGTTAGTCTTGATCATCGTGGAGATGCCGCCGTACCAACCAGAACCGCCGCCTCCGCGGCGCCGCACGCTGCGGACGGTGTTGATCGTGGTCGGCATTGTGCTGGTGTTGTGCTGCGCGGGCGCGGTGGCCGGGGGATTCTTCCTTTTCCGGGAGGTGAAGCAGGCGACCGACCCGGCCCGTGAGGCCACCGAGGAGTTCGTCACCGATCTGGAGTCGGGCGACGCGGATGCCGCCTACGGCCGACTCTGCGCCGGCACGCGGGGCCGGTTCACGCGCGAGGCATTTTTACATGGGCTGAGCGAGCAGCCCAGAATTCAAAGTCATGAAATCGTCGGCGTCAATGTGTCGACCGTCAACGGCCGAGTCTCGGCAACCACCACCGCCGAGCTCACCTTCGATACCGGCTTCGTCGACCGGCACACCTTCAAGCTCGTCAAGGAGGACGGGCAGTGGAAGGTGTGCGGGCAGCCGTTCTGAGACATCCCGCGCCGCGGTGCGGGGGAGGTGGCCCCCGCACCGCGGACGTGACGGTCGATCAGGCGCCGGCGAGGGTCCAGACGGCGCTGGCGATCGCATTCGAGGCCAGGACCATGCTGTCCTGGGAGACGTCGGTCATGTTGTCGCAGGCCTTGTGGTAGCAGGCGCCCAGCGCGCTGAGGCTGCGTACCGAGCTGACGCCGGTGACCTTGACGCCGGCGTTCTTGAACGCGGCGTGGTCCGAGCGGTCGTCGGTGTCCAGCGACGGGTTGACGGTGATGCCCTTCGAGGCGAAGTAGGTCCGGAACGGCGCGTTGAGGCCGTTCGACTGGCCCTCGACGTACAGGCTCCAGCCGACCGGGGTGTTGTTCTCGATCTTGTTGCCGACCATGTCGAAGTTGAGGTACCCGTCGATCTTCGCGGCCCCGCCGCTGGGCAGGTGCGACACGTAGTAGCTGGAGCCGATGTCGCCCTGCTCCTCGGCGCCCCAGAAGCCGAAGCGGATCCGCTTCTGCGGCACCAGCTTCGCCTGCGAGATCGCGGTGGCGTTCGCCAGCAGGGCCGCCACGCCGGAACCGTTGTCGTTGATGCCCGGGCCGGCCTTGACCGAGTCGGAGTGGGCGCCCGCCATGATCACGTGGTTGGCGTCGCCGTACGGCCACTCGGCGATGACGTTGGACGCGGCCTTGCCGCCGGTGGTGAAGTTCTGCACGGTGGTCACCCAGCCGAGCGCGGTGAGCTGCGCCTTGATGTAGTTCACGGTGGACGTGAAGCCGGTGCTGCCGATGACCCGGGTGTTGTTGCTGGCCGTGGCGAAGTCCATCAGCTTCTGCAGGTGTGCCATCGGCGCCGCCGCGGTGATCGGCGGCGGGGCGAGGGCGACCTTGACGGCGGCCGGGGCGACCGGTGCCGGGGAGGCGTATGCCGCGCCGGCGAGCGCCAGGGTGGCGGTCAGGGCGGCGGCGGCGCCGGCGTAGGCAAGCTTGCGAACCCGCATCGTTCCTCCAGGGGGTGGGAGCCGAGACCCGGGGCCGCGGCTGAGCGCGCTGGTCGCGGCCGGCGTCAAGGGTGAACGGCGGCGTTGCCAGGAACCCCGGAGCCGAACCCTACGCATCCCGCGGGGACACCGGGACATATCAATATGCCCCTCTCATTCCCGGCGGTTTCCCGGCCGGGGCATCTCCCGCGGCGGGTCGGTGCCGACCGGAACGGGCCTCCGACCTGCCTAAACCGGTGGAGTGGGCACGCACGGGCGGCTACGGTCGCGGGCATGACTACACGCACCATCCGGGTCACCGTACGGGGAGCCTTCGACGGGCTCGACGACGAGCAGCGCGCCGGCCTGCTCGCGCTCGCGGCGCAGCACGACGTGGCGTTCGCCGCGTATACCGATGAGGGCTCGCTGACCTATGACATCGCGGCCCGGCCGTTCTTCACCTTCCGGTTCGCCCGTACCGCGCAGAGCGAGCAGGACGTTCCGGCCGTGGTGCGCGACGCCGAGGCGGCCGCGGTGGCCTACCTCGACGAGCACGGGTACGGCTACAAGAACCTCAGTGCGCAGGCCGTCGACATGTCGCAGGTGCCGCTGGGCAAGCGCGGCCGCAAGGAGGCCGCCCGCGGCGAACGCTAGGGCGGGCGATCCTATTCGAGGAGCTTCGCGGACAGTAGCTTTTGTAAAAACATATATAGATGCTTGTCGGTTTCCGTCCCGGTTCTGCAAGATCCGTGGAGCACGTATCGCTCTAGGAACGGGGAAACAGATGCGAAATCGAGCTACAGTCCGCGCGCTCTCCATCGCCGCGCTCGCCGTCGTCGGCGGGCTCGCGGTTCCGGCCGCCGCCGCGCACGCCACCGCCTCCGATTGCCACAGCCAGCGCTGGAACGGCTCCGGCGACCAGGACGGCTGGCAGGCGAAGTGTGACACGCAGAGCAACCCGGGCAAGGACCTCTACCGCGCGGTGGCGACCTGCTCGCGCGACACCAACCCCAGCGTCAAGGTCACCGTGTACGGCGGATGGGTCGGCGGCGTCGCCTCCGGCTGGTCGATCGCGCGCTGCGCGTCCAACTACTCCGTCGTCAGCGGCAGGTACGAGACCGGTTCGCGGTAGCTCCGCCGCGACCGCGGAATCCGACAAACGCGCACCCTCGACGGCGGCCCGCTGCCTTCGAGGGTGCGCGTGCGTCGGTACGGCCCGGTTGTGCGGTTCTCGTTCGCTGCCGGGTCGCTGTCAGGTTGCCGACATCGTCTCCCGATCTGTGCGCCGAAAAATGGTCGGACAAACGAAATTGATCGTCAATTCTTGGACGTGTGGCAGTATGGGTCACTGCTGTACTGCCCGGGCAGCCTGACATTGCGATCTGCAACAGCGGGGGGCGTACGAATGCGACAGAAATTCTTGGCGGTCGGTATCGTCTGCTCATTGACCGGCGCAAGCCTTTCGATTATCGGTTCACCCGCGGCGGCCGACACCAAATACGGCTGCAGGTATCCACGGGTCTGCCTGTACATGAACAATTCGGACTGGGTCGCGCGTAAGCCGACCGCGGCCTATCAGGACATAACGTCGAATTGGCAGCAGTTGGGTCAGCGTGGGCGTCAGGCCTACGCCGTCTACAACTCGCGCAACGACGACACCGTCTGGATGACCGACGGCAATAAAGCGGACTGTCTGAGTCCGGGCGAACTCTGGTTCTATGACCCCGACGCCC belongs to Amorphoplanes digitatis and includes:
- a CDS encoding (2Fe-2S)-binding protein — translated: MPEHSFRVNGTPVTVDVPGDVRLLWVLRDILGITGPKYGCGINVCKACTSHLNGRAVSPCAIPVGDLGPDDEVTTIEGLAATAGAELHPMQQAWLDHDVVQCGYCQPGQIMAAVDLVRRVAAEGRAVTDADLDGIRNVCRCGTYFRIRAAIRAGAAGMGSP
- a CDS encoding DUF6193 family natural product biosynthesis protein, with protein sequence MTTLPNPVDLYPDVAAMGSLAAALRAVAAAKGLVLGQVITHAEKPLQYAGVTSATPLRNQLDINAGSTRRCWGITGWGQGVWMIGGSTQQLVDVARAAQLWREGIPLRDIRQAVPFVELTRLAEAAEQGPEQLVAAQWQWLREDAEQANWPEHQALVEAAHAEPRLRQLYPYTSHWSLRFSTTTGFPFSPDAVCLEATLNGLFIAKTSFRGAVLGQTGTAEEAVSIAVGHLAGDPGPATAGSYRP
- a CDS encoding Rv0361 family membrane protein: MEMPPYQPEPPPPRRRTLRTVLIVVGIVLVLCCAGAVAGGFFLFREVKQATDPAREATEEFVTDLESGDADAAYGRLCAGTRGRFTREAFLHGLSEQPRIQSHEIVGVNVSTVNGRVSATTTAELTFDTGFVDRHTFKLVKEDGQWKVCGQPF
- a CDS encoding M20/M25/M40 family metallo-hydrolase produces the protein MRVRKLAYAGAAAALTATLALAGAAYASPAPVAPAAVKVALAPPPITAAAPMAHLQKLMDFATASNNTRVIGSTGFTSTVNYIKAQLTALGWVTTVQNFTTGGKAASNVIAEWPYGDANHVIMAGAHSDSVKAGPGINDNGSGVAALLANATAISQAKLVPQKRIRFGFWGAEEQGDIGSSYYVSHLPSGGAAKIDGYLNFDMVGNKIENNTPVGWSLYVEGQSNGLNAPFRTYFASKGITVNPSLDTDDRSDHAAFKNAGVKVTGVSSVRSLSALGACYHKACDNMTDVSQDSMVLASNAIASAVWTLAGA
- a CDS encoding DUF6204 family protein; translation: MTTRTIRVTVRGAFDGLDDEQRAGLLALAAQHDVAFAAYTDEGSLTYDIAARPFFTFRFARTAQSEQDVPAVVRDAEAAAVAYLDEHGYGYKNLSAQAVDMSQVPLGKRGRKEAARGER